A genomic region of Camelus ferus isolate YT-003-E chromosome 11, BCGSAC_Cfer_1.0, whole genome shotgun sequence contains the following coding sequences:
- the LOC116667352 gene encoding homeobox protein Nkx-6.2, with amino-acid sequence MDANRPGAFVLSSAPLAALHNMAEMKTSLFPYALQGPAGFKAPALGGLGAQLPLGTPHGISDILGRPVGAASGSLLGGLPRLNGLASSAGVYFGPAAAVARGYPKPLAELPGRPPIFWPGVVQGSPWRDPRLAGPAHAGGVLDKDGKKKHSRPTFSGQQIFALEKTFEQTKYLAGPERARLAYSLGMTESQVKVWFQNRRTKWRKRHAAEMASAKKKQDSDAEKLKVGGSDAEDDDEYNRPLDPNSDDEKITRLLKKHKPSNLALVSPCGGGAGDAL; translated from the exons atGGACGCTAACCGCCCGGGCGCGTTCGTGCTGAGCAGCGCGCCGCTCGCCGCGCTGCACAACATGGCCGAGATGAAGACGTCGCTGTTCCCGTACGCGCTGCAGGGTCCGGCCGGTTTCAAGGCGCCCGCGCTGGGCGGCTTGGGCGCGCAGCTGCCGCTCGGCACCCCTCATGGCATCAGCGACATCTTGGGGCGGCCCGTGGGCGCGGCGAGCGGCAGTCTCCTAGGCGGCCTGCCCCGTCTCAACGGACTCGCTTCGTCGGCTGGCGTCTACTTTGGGCCCGCGGCCGCCGTGGCGCGCGGCTACCCGAAGCCGCTGGCCGAGCTGCCCGGGCGCCCGCCCATCTTCTGGCCGGGCGTGGTGCAGGGTTCGCCCTGGAGGGACCCGCGCCTGGCCGGCCCGG CCCACGCCGGCGGGGTCCTGGACAAGGATGGCAAGAAGAAGCACTCGCGGCCGACCTTCTCGGGCCAGCAGATCTTCGCGTTGGAGAAGACTTTTGAGCAGACCAAGTACTTGGCGGGTCCGGAGCGTGCGCGCCTCGCCTACTCCCTGGGCATGACCGAGAGCCAAGTCAAG GTGTGGTTCCAGAACCGCCGGACCAAGTGGCGCAAGCGGCACGCGGCGGAGATGGCGTCGGCCAAGAAGAAGCAGGACTCCGACGCCGAGAAGCTGAAGGTGGGCGGCTCCGACGCGGAGGACGACGACGAGTACAACCGGCCCCTGGACCCCAACTCGGACGACGAGAAGATCACGCGGCTGCTCAAGAAGCACAAACCCTCGAACTTGGCGCTGGTCAGCCCgtgcggcggcggcgcgggggaCGCCTTGTGA